In Oryzias latipes chromosome 19, ASM223467v1, the genomic stretch CCTGAGTCTTGCAGGAAGTTCTTGGGATTCAGTTTTGGTCGTTTTCCTAGAAATGGTCAAAAGCTTGGAAGTGTTCGCTCTCAAAGGTCAGACAGGATCtgcttttttatgtgtgtgagcattgtgttctttaaaactTTCTCCCCCTGCCCCGTCATTATGTAACAACTACTTCCTGTTTTCAAATGATGGTGCCCTCAGCACCATGCAGTGTTTTCTAACAGAGCTGTAGGTCTTTTTGTCGCTTCACCGTGccgttgtgttgtgtgtttgtcttttgttcAGCTGCATTGGCCGTTTATTCCTCACTAACCTTCTGACAAACtatcagtcattttttttcacacacatcTGCAAACTCTGCAGACAcgcctcacaaaaaaaaaaaaagccccaaaacaggaagtgtgtAATACTTCAGCATCCACTGCAGTTCTCTCTTACCGCCTTCTTGTGACTTTAGTGGAAACAAAATGAGCCCATAAGAAGGAGGAAATGGGAGAATGAACTGAAGAGTGCAGGTCCTGTTCATGTCGGTCCCGGCGCGTTGGGTTTTTTGGTATTACTATCCCACAAGTTGTTGATCGAGAGGCTTAGCGCTCCATCCCTGCAGTTTGTAGACGTCAACGGTCGTtgctgactttcttttttcttcttcttctcttctcacCTCCGGTGCCTCCATGCAGTCCTCCAGCTTAAGCTTCAGCAGAGACGCACACGGGAGGAGCTGGTCAGTCAAGGGATCATGCCACGTAAGTCTTCATCGAGACCCATCtcgttttttttgtatgtgtttaACTGTGTGAGCTTCTGTCAGAGTCAATATGGCTGCTTCAGTTTCATTTCTCCAAGCTTGCATGGCACAGAAAAGCCCAGATGATCACGCAGTGTGTGGACGATCATGATGGAAGCTCATTTAAGCTGTCTCTTTTTTATCAGTTTTCATAAACTAATGGCCCCTTAGTCAGGAATAAATGCACATACATGATTCATAGATGTATAAATTGCTATTTGGTGTTtctaaaaatgcagtttagcTTAAGTTGAGAATCGTATTCTTTGGCTGAACTCGTTTGAGCTAATCTGCTTATCGGTATGAGTGTGCAGACTTCATGTGTCACATTTAGATGTGCCACTTAGTTCTATCAGCTAGAGCAGCTTCCTCATCCTCTCtatccacttcctgtttcaaaAGCGCCACACATCACAGTCCGATTACATTTATACCCTCTGTTTTGGCAGAAAAAGACGTTTTCTTCTTCAGACAGAAGCCTAACAAAGTGTAGCAGACTGGAATGACTCATCTTTTCAGTCAACTAGAAAACCgatattcataaatatttccTCCAAGTATTAACTTCACCTAATTTATATAAATCCTGCTACACAAATTCTTGCTTTTGGAaggttttttactgtttttttttttaaaatcaaaatattgtatttttgtacGAAATTATAGGTTCAAACCCAGTTTTCACTGTCGGCAAACCAATATTTAACCCCACAGttttaaatctgctttaaataaacagctcaataataataataaacctttaGAAATCACAGATGTTATTAGTGTTACTAGACCAACgtcttacatttttattccccttttctggatattttttctgaaaacatttccGGTTCATTGGACAGAATGTAGATCAGACACCAGATTCTCCTGGATGCTGATGGAGGAGAGCAGCGTCTGCTGGATGTTCTCCCATCCAAAACCTCTAACGCTCTCTTCATGACCAAAGTTTCACCACGAGATATTCTGCAAGAGTGTTTTCCTTTATGGATGATGAAATCCAAGCAAAGCCGCGGTATAAACGCAGTAAACTAAAATCCTGTCTGTAGTTTAGTATTGCAGTTATTAGTATGTGGATGGTTTTAGCAGGGTCACTACCAAACCATTGAATCTCTTTGAGTTTTGACGTATTAGTTCACAAGTCAATTTCTACTTCAACACGATTAggaataaaacagctttttatttgttctttttttttttttgggttgtaaAAAACAGAGATTCAAACGGAGGAACTGTTATTTTCTACTATAGGAATTTTTTTATAAGAAAGACCAGATGAAGTGTTAGAAATCCTTTTATCAACATTGTTATTCGTTTATTTCCAACaagcaaatgacaaaaatgaagaagagcctcaacaattaaaacaaaaaaataaaatagtcatcttaaaaatttttttattatttctaacAAAATACCGGTAATTATGTTTTtgataattaaaaaagtaatgttCAATTTGGATTGattgataataaataaaagatgaagaggaaggcTTCCGTCTGTCAGAGGGGTAGGTTATCTTTTAACACAAACATCGCCTAAAGTCCCTCGCCTCCTTCAGGCTGCCTCAAAGGTACAGCCAGGAGGAGAGGAGGTGCTCCTGGAGGACACCGGACTTTTTCAGACGGCTGCATGGAGTCAATCAGCCTGCGTCTGCAGCTCGCCGGACGCCAGACTCCCTGGGATCAGCACGTACTGCAGGAATATTGCTGCTCCTCCGTGCAGATTTACAGGGAGGCTTTCACGGAGGAGGCGCAGACTTTAAGAGGAGGCTCTTGAACGTGTGACAGCCGTTTTCACACTCTGAGACAAACTGCAGACTTTGTTTTAACTCGCTGCAGCTTCTATGCACTTTTGAGGAGGATCCAATGTAGATTTGGAATCGATACGAggcagccatcttgaatttCCCCCAAATGTATCCCCGTACCGGCTACAAATGTAAACGTCTCCtagatatttgcatttttttgccaTGAATTTTTCATGGGTAGTTCTGACCAGTGTGGCTTGCTGCTGTGGTGCTTTTTACACCTGAAGGGAGTGTGAGTTTGTGACTTTCCACCCCGCTCttcaaaaacacagataagaTTTCAAAACTGGGTCAATGAATGTACGAGGATTTGGTCTAACCAGAAAAACCAAAcgatcttttttcaaacaaacagcAGGCCTCCACAGCGTCCGTCAGCTCTTTCATTCAGAGCGACTGAGCTTTGGTCATGTTCAGTCTGTTAGTCATCGTCTTGGATATTTCTGGGtttgtgggtaaaaaaaaaaaccttctgctGCCGATTGGGGATGAAATGAAAGCTGTAATTCATGGCAGATTCATGTTGTTGTCTCTCACTTTAAAGTAACTATAACAAACTTAAGTGAGTAAAGAAGTGATGAGTTCTTTTGGAAGGCTTGAATGTTGGGGGTAAGTTTGTTTTAGCTTGCTGGTTAATCACCAGTTCTTTAGAGGTCATAAAAGGTGGACGGTCCCACCGTGATGGAGCTACATCCCTCACATTGGCACATCCCAGGGAGGGATTTCAGCAGCttgtgaccaatcagatgatcGCTCAGTTTCATCACTTCAACTGTCATCCTAATATCCTTCCCTTATTAAAGtggaaaccttttgttttttcaccaaTCGGCTTTTGAGACGGAGCTTTAAGGCGTCTGATCAAAGGGAAGTAAGTTGTATTTTGTGTTTGCAAACGTTGGGTTGAAGTTTCCTCTTAGGTTCTATGCACTACAGTTCTAGTGATCCGTTCTGGTCCAGTGATTCGGCTCAGCTGATGCTTTGTGAATGACATGAAGAAGGAAGCTGGTTTTTAGAGACACTGCATGACTGATGATTGGCTGTTTCACAACACAAGTACACAATGCACAAAACTCGCACACAAAAGTCACAAACATCGAATCGATTCGAGTTCATTTCTATTTCCAATTGGCTAAAAAATGAATtggtcattttaaatgttttatttggttaaaagctgttttataCAAGTAAGACATGAAAGTTCAAGCTTGTATTAACAAATATGATTGATCTCTTCTTAGAGTGTTAAATTAATCGTCTAATTTTGTTTAGTGAGAAACAGAAGCACAACCAACAGAACCTAAAGTGGACTATTTTTAATGATGTGAAACTAAAAGAATAGATGCTGGTGTGACATTTCCAACCCAGAGACAAGTGTGTTGCTGTTTGAGGTTTAGTTTAGTAAACTAGATGAACTTTCGTTGTTTCCACCTTTAGACAGACGTTTTGCTGTACAGATCCAGAGCGATCATCTTCCTCGGACTCGTTCGGTGCTCCTGTCACACGTTTGTCACAGGCCGGTCCGAAAAGAACTCCCACAAAATGTCACAGCACATGGAACGCATGTCAGAGAAGTTTTTGGTGTCTTCACAGCAGAGGTTGTTGGTTGTTGACCTTCTCCAGGTCACGGactggtttaatgtcagaccgTGTTTAGGGACCGGTCTGTACTAAGCTGTACTGCTTTTTGAACTTCTCTGGGTAAAGtctatcttcatcctctgtaaaatatctgttttaaactttatttgttgacTAGATTTCATGTagaaaccattaaaatgtgatctagATTTTCCCTTAACTCATCAATATAAGTAAAAGCTAGAAAATCAGCTTCACCCTCGTCCGATTTTTAAGGGGAGATGGAAAAAACTGTCACTAAAGCGGGTATTTTCTCAGTATAATGAATGTGAATCCAACAGCTTTATTAGAAGCATCTTTGTTAAATTAGACAGCCGGTAAACTTCTGGGTTTTTCTCTGTTacatgcagcttttattttgaagtcaaaggctaTTCGTCTGTCTCTCTCTGGCTCTTTTCTGcgaaaagaaactttccaaatatgtctgtttttttgttaccTTTGCCAGCTTGGGGGTTTCAGTTGTGCGGTCGGTGCAGCCGCTTAAAGATGGATGGAATTTTGACACGTGCACGAGCGACGTGACGTGCATCAAGAATGAGTCTGATGTAGTGAAGAGAGTCCAGgagttttccaaaatgtaacttccttcagaatcacatTAGAAAAgaatctggatttaaaaaaaactctgcagaGCGGTACCATCTGTCCCACAGAGCGGTACCGGCCCACAGCCCGGGGTTGGGGACCACAGAGACATGCTGCTGAAACAacagcagggatttgaaccagcagcCATGTGAACAGGAGACAACTGCACCCACAACACTCTCATCAAAAAATAATTATCATTTTGGACTCCCAGCAGCCTTTCTGCATTTTCAAATGAAGAACATTTCCAGTTCTTTAGTATTTCCTGCTGctgtttcaaagtaaaagcctcTTCAGATTTTCACATATACCTTTTAATGGTGCAGTGGTCTCTGCAGCCGTAAGGACGGTCTTGTTAACGTGTGGTTTGAAGCTTCTCTGACCTTCCTCCCAAAGCCGTCACTTCTGCTTTGAGCCACTCCTCCTCCGTGTTTGTTCGCACATCAGTGTTTGTTAGAAGCAACATCAGGACTGGCGCTGACCTCCTTCTCCCCACCTTCTGTGTCCCTGCAGCCCTGAAGAGCCCTGCAGCTTTCCACGAGCAGCGGAGGAGTCTGGAGCGTGCCAGGGTGAGTGTCGCAGGGGCTCTGACCGCGCAATTTGGAAATTGCAAAAAACGGTGAACAAACCGCTTTTCTTCTCTtatttgtcccttttttttttcctactccGCAGACCGAGGACTACCTGAAAAGGAAGATCCGGAGTCGTCCGGAGCGCTCCGAGCTGGTCAGGATGCACATTCTGGAGGGTGAGTTTCAAACGTTTACGTCGTCAAAGTTCCTCCTTTAAGGGCGGCTTGtccaaaacagatttaaaacgGGTTTTTAGGATGAAATGATACCAAAGGAACGTAGAGCATGTGGCAGGTGTTATCGGTCCAGAGTGTCTACAGATCTGTTTATTAACTGGAGTTACAAATTAAAGTTAAATGGAGGAAGTGGTCAAACAGATCAGAAGCTCAATCTTCGGAAAAGCAACTTCCtagagctgcagaaaaaaattcaaagtcaTTCTCCTTCATGAGTTGAAGAGTTTTATGTCTGTGCAGAAAATGAACTTCCTCCGTGTTCGATTCCCAACAGAGACGTCCGCCGAGCCGTCCCTGCAGGCcaagcagctgcagctgaagcGAGCGCGTCTGGCCGACGACCTCAACGACAAGATCTCCCACAGACCGGGTCCCATCGAGCTGGTCCACAAGAACATCCTGTCCGTCGACTGCCCCCTGCAGCACTCCCTGCTGGGTTCGTACCGACGCTGCAGCGCCGCTTTCAAGCACGCAGACAGGAAGGCCGCCGTGGCAGCAGGCGCTGTTGCACAACTTTCTGCAAGCTTTGCATGCAGGATGCAACACGACTGCATTCCCGCTGAGCGTCCGTCCGCCTGTGGCACTCGTGCTGGTGCATGTCTCATGTTTTCATGGGATTTTTGTGAAGTTACACAACAAGTCCTTTAAGTCCAGCCACGCGGGAGGTTTAAGGTAAACACGCCGTCTACCGCGGCTTGGTGTCCGCTAAAAACAAACCAGAAGTACAAACGCGATGGCTCGGTTTGGACACAGCTTTGTTTTGCAACAGGAGCTGCAGAAGGTTGTTGTCTAACTTCTCTAAAACGAGCTGCTGCCGATTGCTTCACGGCTTTCTTCAGAGCAGAACCTGACGTTTGCTCCTCCCCACAGATTCTCCCAAGGGAGCTGGAGGCGAGAGCTCCTCTCTGGATGAAGACAGCAGCGACGCTCTGTCACCAGACCAGCTGACCAATCACGACTCTCCCCTGAGCGCCGTCACCCAGCTGTCCCCCTCTGATGTGCTCACCCAGAGCAGGGACGCCCCGCCCTCTCAGGTGGGATTCCAGCACCAGCTTTCCATCAGGTCAATTCCATCGACCCACATTTGACTTCTACTCTGTACTCCTCAGTTCTTCGCACAgcccccacctcctcctccacccctGGTGAACGGTTCAGACTCCTCCCCACTCCGTAAAATAACCAATGGGGCGGGGCCGACGCCGGCATCCTCCCGACCCTCGTCTGGACTCAAGGTTTGCCGCTTTTTTCCTCTGAAACGTTTCACCAGAGTCCCGCGTTTTGCCAAACCACCGTTTTCTGGTTATGCCTGCAGAGTCAGGGGAAGATGGGCTCGGACCGGCCCGCGCAGAGACCCAAGAAGTCCAAGGATAGCAAACCCAAGGTCAGCAGAGTTCTGTTTTCGTTTTCACGGGGCGTCTGAACTAGTTCCACTCAAAAGGTCAGCTGTGCGCTTTAACAAACCGTTTCCTGAAGTGAAAAGAGCCAAAAGAAGAAGCGCTCTCTGTGGTTCTGGGTTCTGTTTCTTCCAGAAATACAGAACAGGAGCTTTTCGATGATGTTTTGGCTTAAAGGcgtcaaatgaaaagaaatctgTCCTGAAAAAGGGAAGAAGAGCTTTTTAAAGGAGCCACAGCTTTGTTCAGGAACGTCatcaaacattcattcattttcttctggggtcacggggctgctatcccggccacttgggggtgaaggcagggggacgccctggacaggtcgccagtctgtcgcaggtcATGAAACAAATTCTGACATAAAAtaacaggattttattttttattgattttttttttttggtcaggaTCAAGAGGTTCtgattcctgcttttttttttctctttgaaaagAAGTTTTTCGGTTTAGTTTCCATCTTTTTCATTAAATTCATTCAAACTGTAAAACGCCAAGGAAGAAAAGCGCTATTATTATCATTTagcctttattttttacttaataataataataaggaattttatttatatggcgcctgTCTAGAAACCCAAAGTCGCCTTACAGATAGAAAACAATAGAATACAGttaaaagaaagacacattAGTTAAAAACCACTTGGTTCTTCAAGTTACTTTACAGaagtagaaaatatgttttttttttaaaaggagaaaGGCCAGATCTGTTTGttacatttgttcattttttggcaTGAATAGACCGAGACTCTGGAACCTAAATCTACCCAGTAACAGCAATATTGTTTCATGCTGTAAACATGTGTTTTCCTGCATGAAGGTGAAGAAGCTGAAGTACCACCAGTACATCCCTCCGGACCAGAAGGCGGACAAAGAGCGTCCGCCTCAGATGGACTCTTCCTACGCCAAACTGCTGCACCAGCAGCagctcttcctgcagctgcagatcctctgccagcagcagcagcactacAACTACCACACCATCCTGCCCGCGCCGCCCAAGTGAGTCCCAACCAAACCAGCTTCTCTGCGGGACGCCCGTCGGTGTGGGGTGCCCTGCTGTGCCGCAGCCGTTTCCCGCTCCGGTGAATGTTtcggttgtgtgtttttttttgtggttctcaCCTGCTCCATTTCCTCTCAGGCCACAAAATGAGCTGACTTCCACAACCGGGTCGGGCCCGTCCACGTCCCGCAGCGTCCACACGACGACCTCCGCTCAGAGCTCCACGGCCCGCCAGGCCCAAGCCGCAGTGGGAGGAGCCAAACCGGCCAATCTGCCGGTCAACCTGGACGAGTTCAAGGTCCCGTCCTCTTCCTTTAAGAATTCAGCTGCTTTGACTTCCACCTATGAGAACAAAAAGAggttttctgtttggtttttgttggtTTAGTCTGAAGttctaagtttaaaaaaattctacaaCAAGATTTAAATTTTCCTGTAGAGCTTTTCAGGAACTCGTTTGTCTCCAAGGCCGTTGTTGTTCTTTAACAGACCAAATGAAGCTGATGTGACGCGAGCGCGGCTCTTCATCATCAGTTCTGACGGTTCTGGGTTTGAGTTCTGTTCtggttcctcctcctccaggtcgCAGAGTTAAAGCAGGAGCTGAAGCTGCGCGGTCTGACCGTCTCTGGCACAAAGAACGATCTGATCGAGAGGCTACGCCACTACCAAGAGCAGAACGGCGCCGCCTCCGTCGCTTTGAAGAGCGCCGCCTCGCAGCCCGGTCAGCGGGGCTCCACCCCGCCCACCCCCGATCTGCAGGCGGCCCAGCTGGCCCTGTCCTCTCTGGCCCAGGCGGTTCCAGGCCGGATCATGAGGTTCGGCAGCACCAGCTCCAGCCCCCCGGTGTCCCCCACGCCGTCGGAGCGCTCGCTGGCCGGTCTGAGTCCCGACGAGACGAGCTGTAGCGGAGACATGTTTGGGGAGATGGTGAGCTCTCCCCTCACGCAGCTCACCCTCCACCCGTCTCCTCAGCAGCCGTCTAACGTCTCCTCGCTCGTCGTGGTCAAGGAGGAGGTCCAGAGCTCCTGCAGCCTGGCGGGATCCTCCCCTATGTCTGCGCAGCCCGCAGACTCCGGCACCACTGTGGACTCTGCCTCTTTGGACAAAGACCAGATGCTGCAGGAAAAGGACAAGCAGATCGAAGAGCTGACCAGGATGTTGAGGCAGAAGCAGAGGCTGGTGGAGACGCTGAGGTCCCAGCTGGAGCAGGGCAAGACGGCCGCCGGGGTCGTGGTGAAGAAGGAGGGAAGTGAGAGGAGCACGACCTCTCCATCCTCAGTAAAAGCCTCCGCCATCCAGCCCCCCACGCTTCCTAACGGGATAGTGCTGACACTGAAGAAGGAGGCGGAGCCTGCAGAGGGAATGGAGGGAGTCACCGAGGAGGCCGCGGGCCAGAAGAAGGTGATCCAGCCCATGCAGTGCTCTCAGGAGACTTtgctgaggctgcagcagaTCCAACGGCTGCAGGTCCAGCAggctgagcagcagcagcagcagcagcaggtggtgAAGGTGGTGGAGGTGAGAGGAGGCAGTCAGAAACAGCTACAACAGAAGAAGGAGGCCCAGAgcctcctgcagcagcagcagcagcacctgcAGCGTCTCATCATCCAGCAGACgcagcagaagcagctgcagcagaaccagctcAGGCCAGTGCAGCACAAGGTTCAGCTCAAGCAGGTTCAGGTCCAGATCCGCAACCAGTCCGCCCAGAAGCCAGGTTTGACCCAGGCCCAGCAGAGGAAGCTGCTCAGGGCCCAGCAGAGGCAGAAACAGAGGACAGCCGGCACCACGCAGCAGGTGAGGAGCGCTGCCGAGGAAGCCCTTCCAGCGTCTCTGACACTTTCCCCAGATGAAGACTGTCGCTCTATTCGTTTCTCAGGCGACGCCGCTCATCGTGAACCAACAAACCGGCGCTCCGCTCCACTCCCAGGCCATTTCCTTAGACCTGCTGAAGGCCAACAGCACCCCCACGCTGGTCACCGATGGCAACGGCAACCACTACCTGATCGCTCTCACCAGTCACGGCCCAGACGGGCCGAACGGAGTGTCCTCATTGGCTAAAGCCGGCGGCCGCATCACTCTACAGGTGCGGTCCGTTGGCCTTTCTGTGGACGTCTGTGTGACGCCTAGAAATGTAAAACATCTGGACTTTTATGTCTTATCTCTAGAGATTACAGTCCACCCCAAGTAAACTCCCCAGCACTGACAGCCAATCAAACGAGCAGTCGGAGGCGGAGCCTGTGAGAAGAGCAGAGAAGAAGGTGCAGCTACTAGTTCTGCCACCGGGTGTCGCCACCGTCACCCTGACAAATCCTCATCCAGGACTGTTTTTGTTCGCTCAGGGACTGAAGCCCGGCCTGCACGTCGACACCAACGGCGCCGCACAGCCCAGCACGCCGCTCACGGCTCCACCCACCCTGCAGCCCTTCTTCAACGACCTTTTGGACGCAGACAGCCAAAGCAGCCTGGTGTCCTCTCTCAAGGTACGGCCCCCGGCGTAGCTTCAACGCCGCCGTCACCGCCATCCCGCCGCCATCCTCCTCACATGTTCTAAACTGCTCTCCTTTTTTCTCCTCCCGCTCATCTGTCCATCCTCCACGCTGGCAGAGAGAGGAGGCGTGTCCTCCTTACGACCGGCACACGCTCTTCACCCCTCCCTCCCCTAAGCCCAGCACctcccttcctcctcctcctcctactcCACGCTCCAAAGTACGTCTTTTCCTCCCATCCTGTTGGTTGAaccatcctcctctctcttcCGTTTCCAACTCGGAGGTCCCAAAAAATAAAGGGAGGAGCTTCAGCTCGTGTCCTCTCTCTGGTCctcagcttctcctcctcaAACTGATTTAGATCCGTCTGCTGTAACCTGAGCGCTGCTGTTTTTAAACTCAGGAAAGGAGAACTCCACAAAGTTGTGTGTTCTCCGGCTGAACCAGAGGAAACCAGCAGAACAGTCTGCTGTGCTCACATTTCTCCCTCATCTGAATTCTCActcacatcattttattattatagcTGTCAAATTATTATACATGTAATTCAGATGGACTTTTCTACTTATAAGTAATTATGCACAAATGTATGAAGTATTAttactttaaattatttaaaaaaacactagtttatttataaaaatggtttttgacatGGTTTTGGAAATTTGTACACATTTTAGAGcaaaaaccaccttaaataaattctttttagtcacaaaaacaaatctaagcTTTATATAGGACTCggtgacttaaaaaaaacacgactGGAAAGACTTTTCTACACTAcaattaaaactttattaacaatgaAATCTCCCAAaaagaaaagggagaaaaaatgggcaaaaagAAGCCTGTGTGTCTCCATCACATTCACTGCAGGAAATGATTTTGAactagaaacagaaaa encodes the following:
- the mkl1 gene encoding MKL/myocardin-like protein 1 isoform X5 is translated as MATPPSACPNTGLSVAITVDSHGRRDSGSGTMEVVGPPGSALSPQSEAVTNELQELTLQPAPNLPPLKERKNVLQLKLQQRRTREELVSQGIMPPLKSPAAFHEQRRSLERARTEDYLKRKIRSRPERSELVRMHILEETSAEPSLQAKQLQLKRARLADDLNDKISHRPGPIELVHKNILSVDCPLQHSLLDSPKGAGGESSSLDEDSSDALSPDQLTNHDSPLSAVTQLSPSDVLTQSRDAPPSQFFAQPPPPPPPLVNGSDSSPLRKITNGAGPTPASSRPSSGLKSQGKMGSDRPAQRPKKSKDSKPKVKKLKYHQYIPPDQKADKERPPQMDSSYAKLLHQQQLFLQLQILCQQQQHYNYHTILPAPPKPQNELTSTTGSGPSTSRSVHTTTSAQSSTARQAQAAVGGAKPANLPVNLDEFKVAELKQELKLRGLTVSGTKNDLIERLRHYQEQNGAASVALKSAASQPGQRGSTPPTPDLQAAQLALSSLAQAVPGRIMRFGSTSSSPPVSPTPSERSLAGLSPDETSCSGDMFGEMVSSPLTQLTLHPSPQQPSNVSSLVVVKEEVQSSCSLAGSSPMSAQPADSGTTVDSASLDKDQMLQEKDKQIEELTRMLRQKQRLVETLRSQLEQGKTAAGVVVKKEGSERSTTSPSSVKASAIQPPTLPNGIVLTLKKEAEPAEGMEGVTEEAAGQKKVIQPMQCSQETLLRLQQIQRLQVQQAEQQQQQQQVVKVVEVRGGSQKQLQQKKEAQSLLQQQQQHLQRLIIQQTQQKQLQQNQLRPVQHKVQLKQVQVQIRNQSAQKPGLTQAQQRKLLRAQQRQKQRTAGTTQQATPLIVNQQTGAPLHSQAISLDLLKANSTPTLVTDGNGNHYLIALTSHGPDGPNGVSSLAKAGGRITLQRLQSTPSKLPSTDSQSNEQSEAEPVRRAEKKGLKPGLHVDTNGAAQPSTPLTAPPTLQPFFNDLLDADSQSSLVSSLKENGLNNQQMDDLFDILLKSGEIPSFKANPDPTLAPPHSDPPSPSDATSPLHLSSPAPPPSLPSPRPSAGENGSRRLEDFLEGGTGGSLLGLEPDGGLALMDDLHCHMLSAPGMLDHPPSPMDTSDLGFSPHSSGLDFGDPTLDSMDWLDLSMGGSAGGESRAAREGGGAAEERDGGTSLAPLAPHTPQSVFSTDFLDSADLQLHWESCL
- the mkl1 gene encoding MKL/myocardin-like protein 1 isoform X3, with protein sequence MATPPSACPNTGLSVAITVDSHGRRDSGSGTMEVVGPPGSALSPQSEAVTNELQELTLQPAPNLPPLKERKNVLQLKLQQRRTREELVSQGIMPPLKSPAAFHEQRRSLERARTEDYLKRKIRSRPERSELVRMHILEETSAEPSLQAKQLQLKRARLADDLNDKISHRPGPIELVHKNILSVDCPLQHSLLDSPKGAGGESSSLDEDSSDALSPDQLTNHDSPLSAVTQLSPSDVLTQSRDAPPSQFFAQPPPPPPPLVNGSDSSPLRKITNGAGPTPASSRPSSGLKSQGKMGSDRPAQRPKKSKDSKPKVKKLKYHQYIPPDQKADKERPPQMDSSYAKLLHQQQLFLQLQILCQQQQHYNYHTILPAPPKPQNELTSTTGSGPSTSRSVHTTTSAQSSTARQAQAAVGGAKPANLPVNLDEFKVAELKQELKLRGLTVSGTKNDLIERLRHYQEQNGAASVALKSAASQPGQRGSTPPTPDLQAAQLALSSLAQAVPGRIMRFGSTSSSPPVSPTPSERSLAGLSPDETSCSGDMFGEMVSSPLTQLTLHPSPQQPSNVSSLVVVKEEVQSSCSLAGSSPMSAQPADSGTTVDSASLDKDQMLQEKDKQIEELTRMLRQKQRLVETLRSQLEQGKTAAGVVVKKEGSERSTTSPSSVKASAIQPPTLPNGIVLTLKKEAEPAEGMEGVTEEAAGQKKVIQPMQCSQETLLRLQQIQRLQVQQAEQQQQQQQVVKVVEVRGGSQKQLQQKKEAQSLLQQQQQHLQRLIIQQTQQKQLQQNQLRPVQHKVQLKQVQVQIRNQSAQKPGLTQAQQRKLLRAQQRQKQRTAGTTQQATPLIVNQQTGAPLHSQAISLDLLKANSTPTLVTDGNGNHYLIALTSHGPDGPNGVSSLAKAGGRITLQRLQSTPSKLPSTDSQSNEQSEAEPVRRAEKKGLKPGLHVDTNGAAQPSTPLTAPPTLQPFFNDLLDADSQSSLVSSLKREEACPPYDRHTLFTPPSPKPSTSLPPPPPTPRSKENGLNNQQMDDLFDILLKSGEIPSFKANPDPTLAPPHSDPPSPSDATSPLHLSSPAPPPSLPSPRPSAGENGSRRLEDFLEGGTGGSLLGLEPDGGLALMDDLHCHMLSAPGMLDHPPSPMDTSDLGFSPHSSGLDFGDPTLDSMDWLDLSMGGSAGGESRAAREGGGAAEERDGGTSLAPLAPHTPQSVFSTDFLDSADLQLHWESCL
- the mkl1 gene encoding MKL/myocardin-like protein 1 isoform X2, whose translation is MIMLDTNHCLSFNPTPLGSPPMADDMVKAALKMDHDRLVYHSLKEVLQLKLQQRRTREELVSQGIMPPLKSPAAFHEQRRSLERARTEDYLKRKIRSRPERSELVRMHILEETSAEPSLQAKQLQLKRARLADDLNDKISHRPGPIELVHKNILSVDCPLQHSLLDSPKGAGGESSSLDEDSSDALSPDQLTNHDSPLSAVTQLSPSDVLTQSRDAPPSQFFAQPPPPPPPLVNGSDSSPLRKITNGAGPTPASSRPSSGLKSQGKMGSDRPAQRPKKSKDSKPKVKKLKYHQYIPPDQKADKERPPQMDSSYAKLLHQQQLFLQLQILCQQQQHYNYHTILPAPPKPQNELTSTTGSGPSTSRSVHTTTSAQSSTARQAQAAVGGAKPANLPVNLDEFKVAELKQELKLRGLTVSGTKNDLIERLRHYQEQNGAASVALKSAASQPGQRGSTPPTPDLQAAQLALSSLAQAVPGRIMRFGSTSSSPPVSPTPSERSLAGLSPDETSCSGDMFGEMVSSPLTQLTLHPSPQQPSNVSSLVVVKEEVQSSCSLAGSSPMSAQPADSGTTVDSASLDKDQMLQEKDKQIEELTRMLRQKQRLVETLRSQLEQGKTAAGVVVKKEGSERSTTSPSSVKASAIQPPTLPNGIVLTLKKEAEPAEGMEGVTEEAAGQKKVIQPMQCSQETLLRLQQIQRLQVQQAEQQQQQQQVVKVVEVRGGSQKQLQQKKEAQSLLQQQQQHLQRLIIQQTQQKQLQQNQLRPVQHKVQLKQVQVQIRNQSAQKPGLTQAQQRKLLRAQQRQKQRTAGTTQQATPLIVNQQTGAPLHSQAISLDLLKANSTPTLVTDGNGNHYLIALTSHGPDGPNGVSSLAKAGGRITLQRLQSTPSKLPSTDSQSNEQSEAEPVRRAEKKGLKPGLHVDTNGAAQPSTPLTAPPTLQPFFNDLLDADSQSSLVSSLKREEACPPYDRHTLFTPPSPKPSTSLPPPPPTPRSKENGLNNQQMDDLFDILLKSGGKNSPCRPRHRPELREAPAIHHPHPSFSEIPSFKANPDPTLAPPHSDPPSPSDATSPLHLSSPAPPPSLPSPRPSAGENGSRRLEDFLEGGTGGSLLGLEPDGGLALMDDLHCHMLSAPGMLDHPPSPMDTSDLGFSPHSSGLDFGDPTLDSMDWLDLSMGGSAGGESRAAREGGGAAEERDGGTSLAPLAPHTPQSVFSTDFLDSADLQLHWESCL